A part of Sandaracinaceae bacterium genomic DNA contains:
- a CDS encoding response regulator — protein sequence MSAPTEHVRVLLVEDDADDAKLLARALARNGMELSLQRVETLRDLEAQLEASRPEIVLSDFRLAGFDAGDVIRVVRGVDERLPIIVVSGTIGEEKAVDLLRDGADDFVIKGSWARLVPAMRRELRKARERREGERLKEELRARELRLETFVSQVPAILWTVDEELRFQFAVGGAQSNPGGAARGSSLDQLVTPEEVETVMAAHRRALHGERVSYRFSHNDRVFDAHVQPLTDGRGRRAGVIGVALDVTARVHAERALEREQRASALLQETASAANAASTVREVLPIALEIACRHTGWEFGHVLVVTEDEQTLVSSGVVHPPDASPEFAEVCLRIRFGFGQGLIGTVAATREPLWWVRPDAEKGYLRGREVDDAGFRATVATPILVGDRVVAVMELFHRAEIERDEDMLSRLASVGEALGRVFERDRAGRLQRQLLQTQKMEALGRLTGGIAHDFNNLLTVIRLQLEMMGESEALPPELIEDLELARGAADRSADLTRRLLTFSRQSVSEPRVVSLAEVLKDLSAIIRRIIGDRIEIDLALGDVQPVLADVGQLEQVVMNLAVNARDAMPRGGRLTIASMSLEVVAGTRLTRAGARAGRHTALVVSDTGTGIPRSVRDRIFEPFFTTKEEGRGTGLGLSTVHGIVRQHGGAIVVDSEEGRGTTFTIVLPVTTAPNHANDRSAVLRSQPGGETILLVDDDLLVRRALVRTLSQRGYEVIARGSASEALETLDSDVPVDVILSDVVMPDVTGTELATRVGVTHPELPVILMTGFSPTDLGSDSLRPPPGTVMLSKPFAPEDLAAAIQQALS from the coding sequence GTGAGCGCTCCGACGGAACACGTCCGCGTCCTCCTCGTGGAGGACGACGCGGACGACGCGAAGCTCCTCGCGCGGGCGCTCGCCCGCAACGGCATGGAGCTGTCGCTGCAGCGGGTCGAGACGCTGCGGGATCTCGAGGCACAGCTCGAGGCGTCGCGACCCGAGATCGTGCTGTCGGACTTCAGGCTGGCCGGCTTCGACGCTGGCGACGTGATCCGCGTGGTGCGCGGCGTGGACGAGCGGCTCCCCATCATCGTGGTCTCGGGGACCATCGGGGAGGAGAAGGCCGTCGACCTGCTGCGAGACGGCGCCGACGACTTCGTCATCAAGGGGAGCTGGGCTCGACTGGTCCCGGCGATGCGCCGAGAGCTCCGCAAGGCGCGCGAACGCCGGGAGGGGGAGCGCCTGAAGGAGGAGCTCCGCGCGCGGGAGCTGCGGCTCGAGACGTTCGTGAGTCAGGTGCCGGCGATCTTGTGGACGGTCGACGAGGAGCTCCGCTTCCAGTTCGCGGTCGGCGGCGCCCAATCGAACCCGGGTGGGGCCGCGCGGGGCAGCTCCCTGGACCAGCTCGTCACCCCCGAGGAGGTCGAGACGGTGATGGCGGCCCATCGCCGCGCCCTGCATGGGGAGCGCGTCTCCTATCGCTTCAGCCACAACGATCGGGTGTTCGACGCGCACGTCCAGCCGCTGACCGACGGGCGAGGGCGCAGGGCCGGGGTCATCGGCGTCGCGCTGGACGTCACCGCGCGGGTTCACGCCGAGCGCGCGCTGGAGCGGGAGCAGCGGGCCTCGGCGCTCCTCCAGGAGACGGCCTCGGCGGCGAACGCGGCGAGCACGGTCCGGGAGGTCCTGCCCATCGCGCTGGAGATCGCGTGTCGCCACACCGGCTGGGAGTTCGGACACGTGCTCGTGGTCACGGAGGACGAGCAGACCCTGGTGTCGAGCGGCGTCGTGCACCCCCCCGACGCGAGCCCGGAGTTCGCCGAGGTCTGCCTGCGAATCAGGTTCGGGTTCGGCCAAGGGCTCATCGGCACCGTCGCCGCCACCCGTGAGCCGCTCTGGTGGGTCCGACCCGACGCCGAAAAAGGCTACCTCCGCGGGCGCGAGGTCGACGACGCCGGGTTCCGCGCCACGGTGGCCACCCCCATCCTGGTCGGAGACCGGGTCGTGGCGGTGATGGAGCTCTTCCACCGCGCGGAGATCGAGCGCGACGAGGACATGCTGAGCCGACTGGCGAGCGTGGGGGAGGCCCTCGGGCGGGTCTTCGAGCGCGATCGCGCGGGCCGGCTCCAACGCCAGCTCCTCCAGACGCAGAAGATGGAGGCGCTCGGACGCCTCACGGGTGGGATCGCGCACGACTTCAACAACCTGCTCACCGTCATTCGCCTGCAGCTCGAGATGATGGGTGAGTCGGAGGCGCTGCCGCCCGAGCTCATCGAGGACCTGGAGCTCGCCCGCGGCGCGGCCGACCGGTCCGCCGATCTCACGCGCCGGCTCCTGACCTTCAGCCGGCAGTCGGTCAGCGAGCCGCGCGTCGTGAGCCTGGCGGAGGTCCTGAAGGATCTCTCGGCCATCATCCGTCGCATCATCGGAGACCGGATCGAGATCGACCTCGCGCTGGGGGACGTGCAGCCCGTCCTCGCGGACGTCGGTCAGCTCGAGCAGGTCGTGATGAACCTGGCCGTCAACGCGCGCGACGCCATGCCGAGGGGAGGCCGGCTGACCATCGCCTCGATGAGCCTGGAGGTGGTCGCGGGCACGCGGCTCACCCGCGCCGGAGCGCGCGCGGGCCGGCACACCGCGCTCGTGGTCTCCGACACCGGCACGGGCATCCCTCGCAGCGTGCGCGACCGCATCTTCGAGCCGTTCTTCACCACCAAGGAGGAGGGCCGCGGCACGGGGCTCGGGCTCTCCACGGTGCACGGGATCGTGCGCCAGCACGGCGGCGCCATCGTGGTCGACTCGGAGGAGGGGCGTGGGACCACCTTCACGATCGTGCTGCCGGTCACCACGGCACCAAACCACGCGAACGATCGCTCGGCCGTGCTTCGCAGCCAGCCGGGCGGCGAGACCATCCTGCTCGTCGACGACGATCTGCTCGTCCGCCGAGCGCTCGTCCGGACGCTCTCCCAGCGAGGCTACGAGGTCATCGCGAGGGGGAGCGCGTCCGAGGCGCTCGAGACGCTCGACTCGGACGTCCCCGTGGACGTGATCCTGAGCGACGTCGTGATGCCCGACGTGACCGGCACCGAGCTCGCCACGCGGGTCGGGGTCACGCACCCGGAGCTGCCGGTCATCTTGATGACCGGGTTCTCTCCCACCGACCTCGGGAGCGATAGCCTGCGGCCTCCCCCGGGCACGGTGATGCTGTCCAAACCATTTGCTCCAGAAGACCTGGCGGCGGCCATTCAACAGGCGCTCTCCTGA
- a CDS encoding methyltransferase domain-containing protein — protein MNASTKTLLLSTVLALGCGGGQDHASGHPGQHDHHGGHGGHAGHAHDFSDVERFVALFDDPARDEWQRPAEVVTLLELEPGMTVADVGAGTGYFLPHLSPAVGPEGRVLALDVEPAMVAHMQTRAEEAGLTNVEARVVAPDDPGLDGVDRVLIVDTWHHIEDRAAYAHRLRDGLREGGFVLVVDFTEDSPHGPPEAMRLAAHAVLMELRSAGFEAEILETELPYQYAVRARRP, from the coding sequence ATGAACGCTTCGACGAAGACGCTCCTGCTCTCGACGGTCCTGGCGCTCGGCTGCGGCGGCGGTCAGGACCACGCGTCCGGTCATCCGGGCCAGCACGACCACCACGGCGGCCACGGCGGCCACGCCGGCCACGCGCACGACTTCTCCGACGTCGAGCGCTTCGTGGCCCTCTTCGACGACCCGGCCCGCGACGAGTGGCAGCGGCCGGCCGAGGTGGTGACGCTGCTCGAGCTCGAGCCGGGCATGACGGTGGCCGACGTCGGCGCAGGCACGGGCTACTTCCTCCCGCACCTGAGCCCGGCGGTCGGCCCCGAGGGGCGCGTGCTCGCGCTCGACGTCGAGCCCGCGATGGTCGCGCACATGCAGACGCGGGCCGAGGAGGCGGGCCTGACGAACGTGGAGGCGCGCGTGGTGGCGCCCGACGACCCCGGGCTCGACGGCGTGGACCGCGTGCTGATCGTCGACACCTGGCACCACATCGAAGACCGCGCCGCCTACGCGCACCGCCTGCGCGACGGCCTACGCGAGGGGGGCTTCGTGCTCGTCGTCGACTTCACCGAGGACAGCCCACACGGCCCGCCCGAGGCCATGCGCCTCGCAGCCCACGCCGTCCTGATGGAGCTCCGCTCGGCCGGGTTCGAGGCGGAGATCCTCGAGACCGAGCTGCCCTACCAGTACGCGGTGCGCGCGCGCCGTCCCTGA
- a CDS encoding rhodanese-like domain-containing protein, with the protein MRRLWLVLAFVLVGCGSSIHATGHDPLPDSHRVSGEQAMRLVIRGAILVDVSHHMDYAGRHLQGAINIPITELQERLEELPRDRPIVVYSRDGADAPRADLVLRAAGFDVHLLGTFARWNARDDA; encoded by the coding sequence ATGCGGCGGCTGTGGTTGGTTCTGGCGTTCGTTCTCGTGGGCTGTGGCTCGTCGATCCACGCGACCGGGCACGATCCCTTGCCGGACAGCCACCGGGTCAGCGGCGAGCAGGCGATGCGGCTGGTGATCCGCGGCGCGATCCTCGTCGACGTCAGCCATCACATGGACTACGCGGGCCGGCATCTGCAGGGGGCGATCAACATCCCGATCACCGAGCTGCAGGAGCGACTCGAGGAGCTGCCCCGCGATCGGCCCATCGTCGTCTACTCTCGCGACGGCGCCGACGCCCCGCGCGCGGATCTCGTCTTGCGCGCGGCCGGCTTCGACGTGCACCTGCTGGGCACCTTCGCGCGCTGGAACGCCCGCGACGACGCCTGA
- a CDS encoding PAS domain S-box protein — protein sequence MGEPTHHLLHLASIVEASDDAIVSQDLEGRVKTWNRGAERLFGYTADEIVGEMLTRVVPPECMEELREILREVREGRSVLRRETVRLRKDGSRVRVALTVSPLITDGTVVGVSGIVRDVTELHRQRTRQALLARASATLGSSLRWEESLTEVVTFIAEWFRGWCLVSLRRGEEVHHVAVAHADPARTAAVRSLASRLVSPLDAPSGIGCVVRTGEPEYLPHIPEEEVEARLGEGRDVDLVRQLKLRAMLIVPLSWGETVHGALSLLSDAESERLSEEDIGLTRELAFHISAAIRNGELYREAEAERRRTRALLESIGHGVYGVDLEGRATFMNETGAALLGFESPEEVIGREMHGLIHHHRVDGSVYPLEDCPIHRAFRSGEAVRVEHEALFRADGTAFPCEYWSSPVFGDDAEIQGAVVSFTDITERRAREDLLGQHARRLQNLWDIDQAILAARDPREIADATASRLTELLERADCVAVLDCVDDRCVQLATRLRGAGEPPALPPSPAPEGLHAGRSLELEDRLDARGDPLSDALAQLGMRAALISPASAGETMEGVLVIASARPGAFAPSDRAIASEVSSQLAIALSQTRLRLALERQNEELEARVEERTRTIEERNAELESFAYSVSHDLRAPLRAMGGFSKALLEDYGDALDEDGRDYAERVVGAAARMDELIQDLLAYSRVARGEIEHADTDLDDVVASAATQLEAQLGARDAELVVERPLGRVWGHRASLAQVFSNLIANAVKFVPAERRPRVRIASERTEAGVEVCVEDNGIGIAPEHTERIFRVFERLHGREAYEGTGVGLAIVRKIMERSGGEVRVVSELGRGSRFILTLPPAERSE from the coding sequence ATGGGGGAGCCGACGCACCACCTGCTCCATCTCGCGAGCATCGTGGAGGCCAGCGACGACGCGATCGTGAGCCAGGACCTCGAGGGCCGCGTCAAGACCTGGAATCGCGGGGCGGAGCGGCTGTTCGGGTACACCGCGGACGAGATCGTCGGGGAGATGCTGACGCGCGTGGTGCCTCCGGAGTGCATGGAAGAGCTCCGAGAGATCCTGCGCGAGGTCCGGGAGGGGCGCTCGGTGCTGCGGCGCGAGACCGTCCGGCTGCGCAAGGACGGCTCCCGCGTCCGCGTCGCGCTCACGGTGTCGCCGCTCATCACCGACGGGACAGTTGTCGGTGTGTCCGGGATCGTCCGGGACGTCACCGAGCTGCATCGGCAGCGCACACGCCAGGCCCTGCTCGCCCGGGCGAGCGCGACCCTCGGTTCGTCGCTCCGCTGGGAGGAGAGCCTCACCGAGGTCGTCACGTTCATCGCCGAGTGGTTCCGGGGCTGGTGCCTCGTGTCGCTGAGGCGCGGCGAGGAGGTCCATCACGTGGCGGTCGCCCACGCCGACCCCGCGCGGACGGCGGCCGTGCGGTCGCTGGCCTCTCGGCTGGTCTCGCCCCTCGATGCCCCTTCGGGGATCGGGTGCGTGGTGCGCACCGGCGAGCCCGAGTATCTCCCCCACATCCCCGAAGAGGAGGTCGAAGCGCGCCTCGGCGAGGGCCGCGACGTGGATCTCGTTCGACAGCTGAAGCTGCGCGCCATGCTGATCGTCCCGCTCTCCTGGGGCGAGACGGTCCACGGCGCGCTCAGCTTGCTGTCGGACGCCGAGAGCGAGCGCCTCTCCGAGGAGGACATCGGCCTGACCCGCGAGCTGGCGTTCCACATCTCGGCCGCCATTCGCAACGGCGAGCTGTATCGCGAGGCCGAAGCGGAGCGGCGGCGGACGCGCGCGCTCCTCGAGAGCATCGGGCACGGCGTCTATGGCGTCGACCTCGAGGGGCGCGCCACCTTCATGAACGAGACCGGGGCGGCGCTGCTGGGCTTCGAGAGCCCGGAGGAGGTGATCGGCCGTGAGATGCACGGGCTGATCCACCATCACCGTGTGGACGGGTCGGTCTACCCGCTCGAGGACTGCCCGATCCACCGCGCGTTTCGCTCGGGTGAGGCGGTCCGGGTCGAGCACGAGGCGCTCTTCCGCGCTGACGGGACCGCCTTCCCCTGTGAGTACTGGTCCTCCCCCGTGTTCGGCGACGACGCCGAGATCCAGGGTGCCGTGGTGAGCTTCACCGACATCACGGAGCGACGGGCGCGGGAGGACCTGCTCGGACAGCACGCGCGACGCCTGCAGAACCTCTGGGACATCGACCAGGCGATCCTCGCCGCGCGGGACCCGCGAGAGATCGCCGACGCCACCGCCTCGCGGCTCACGGAGCTGCTCGAGCGCGCCGACTGCGTCGCGGTCCTCGACTGCGTGGACGACCGGTGCGTTCAGCTGGCGACGCGCCTCCGGGGTGCCGGGGAGCCGCCCGCGCTGCCACCGTCGCCGGCGCCCGAAGGGTTGCACGCCGGGCGGTCGCTCGAGCTCGAAGATCGGCTCGACGCGCGGGGCGATCCCCTCTCCGACGCGCTGGCCCAGCTGGGGATGCGCGCCGCGCTGATCTCGCCCGCGAGCGCGGGGGAGACGATGGAGGGGGTGCTGGTGATCGCCTCCGCCCGCCCGGGCGCCTTCGCGCCCTCCGACCGGGCTATCGCCTCCGAGGTCTCGTCGCAGCTGGCGATCGCGCTCTCCCAGACGCGCCTGCGGCTGGCGCTCGAGCGGCAGAACGAAGAGCTCGAGGCGCGCGTGGAGGAGCGCACGCGGACCATCGAGGAGCGGAACGCGGAGCTGGAGTCGTTCGCGTACAGCGTCTCGCACGACCTGCGCGCGCCGCTCCGCGCGATGGGAGGGTTCAGCAAGGCGCTGCTCGAGGACTACGGCGACGCGCTGGACGAAGACGGCAGAGACTACGCGGAGCGCGTCGTGGGCGCCGCCGCGCGCATGGACGAGCTCATCCAGGACCTGCTGGCCTACAGTCGGGTGGCGCGCGGGGAGATCGAGCACGCCGACACGGACCTCGACGACGTGGTGGCCTCCGCGGCCACTCAGCTCGAGGCGCAGCTCGGGGCGCGCGACGCGGAGCTCGTGGTCGAACGCCCACTCGGTCGGGTCTGGGGGCATCGCGCGAGCCTCGCGCAGGTGTTCAGCAACCTGATCGCCAACGCCGTGAAGTTCGTGCCCGCGGAGCGGCGCCCTCGCGTCCGGATCGCGTCCGAACGCACGGAGGCGGGCGTCGAGGTCTGCGTCGAGGACAACGGCATCGGCATCGCGCCAGAGCACACCGAGCGCATCTTCCGGGTCTTCGAGCGACTACACGGCCGAGAGGCCTACGAAGGCACGGGCGTCGGGCTGGCCATCGTCCGCAAGATCATGGAGCGATCGGGTGGGGAGGTGCGGGTCGTCTCGGAGCTCGGCCGAGGCAGCCGCTTCATCCTCACCCTGCCACCCGCGGAGAGATCGGAGTGA
- a CDS encoding HDOD domain-containing protein — translation MPSPSPAPHVLVVEDDTQLGPSLARWLGRRGFACTLETTGEDGVKALSESPFDLVLLDLELPGMHGHAVLRQLARTSGPPTIVMSGTGTMDDVIEAVRNRACDYVRKPFHSEDLLSAIDRALALKNDRAARADASSLSRESSSPSVPSPSVEQRERGRVGRRMAQVAVDLTRGKLKLPVLDPRVRALMAKMSGSNDPSVRDVVAEVRHDATAVAAILRTANSPLYRRRAGQSDRLEDACVRLGNRQVLALLTELLVADSLRCREEPFASLGEALRTNAAATAQIARHLAPAARLDPDEAHLAALLHDLGELVLLRLLAEREWDRPPSAEALGHELVHSHERFGGIVARAWSLPDTIVRLAARHHRKPIEPESPSRARLRRLVVGSWALAIDAGFTYPGARPKDEREELRSLGIPSPLIAEASKAAVACREGDL, via the coding sequence ATGCCCTCACCCTCCCCCGCGCCCCACGTCCTCGTCGTCGAAGACGACACGCAGCTCGGGCCCTCGCTCGCGCGCTGGCTCGGGCGCAGAGGCTTCGCTTGCACGCTCGAGACCACGGGTGAGGATGGAGTGAAGGCCCTCTCCGAGAGCCCGTTCGACCTCGTGTTGCTCGACCTCGAGCTCCCCGGGATGCACGGGCACGCCGTGCTGCGGCAGCTGGCGCGGACGAGCGGGCCGCCGACCATCGTGATGAGCGGGACCGGCACGATGGACGACGTGATCGAGGCGGTTCGCAACCGCGCGTGCGACTACGTGCGCAAGCCTTTCCACTCCGAGGACCTGCTCAGCGCCATCGATCGCGCGCTCGCGTTGAAGAACGACCGCGCGGCGCGAGCCGATGCGTCGAGTCTCTCGAGAGAGAGCTCGAGCCCGTCCGTCCCGTCCCCGTCCGTGGAGCAGCGGGAGCGGGGGAGGGTGGGGCGACGGATGGCGCAGGTCGCTGTGGATCTGACGCGGGGCAAGCTGAAGCTCCCCGTCCTCGATCCGCGCGTCAGGGCGCTCATGGCCAAGATGAGCGGTTCGAACGATCCGTCGGTGCGAGACGTCGTGGCGGAGGTGCGACACGACGCGACCGCGGTGGCGGCGATCTTGCGAACCGCGAACTCCCCTCTGTATCGCCGGAGAGCGGGCCAGAGCGATCGGCTGGAGGACGCCTGCGTGCGTCTGGGCAACCGGCAGGTGCTCGCGCTCCTCACCGAGCTCCTCGTGGCCGACAGCCTCCGCTGTCGCGAGGAGCCCTTCGCGTCGCTGGGCGAGGCGCTCCGGACCAACGCCGCGGCCACCGCGCAGATCGCCCGCCATCTCGCTCCAGCCGCGCGACTCGATCCGGACGAAGCCCACCTCGCGGCGCTCTTGCACGACCTCGGGGAGCTCGTGCTCCTTCGCCTCCTCGCGGAGCGAGAGTGGGACCGGCCTCCGTCGGCGGAGGCCCTCGGCCACGAGCTCGTTCACTCCCACGAGCGCTTCGGGGGCATCGTCGCGCGCGCCTGGTCTCTGCCCGACACCATCGTTCGCCTGGCGGCGCGTCACCACCGCAAGCCGATCGAGCCCGAGAGCCCCAGCCGAGCGAGGCTGCGGAGGCTGGTGGTCGGGTCCTGGGCGCTCGCGATCGACGCCGGCTTCACGTACCCGGGGGCTCGCCCGAAGGACGAGCGGGAGGAGCTCCGCTCCCTCGGGATCCCATCGCCGCTGATCGCCGAGGCGTCGAAGGCCGCCGTCGCGTGCCGGGAAGGGGACCTCTGA
- a CDS encoding response regulator: MTQTILLVEDDENDIILIKRAFKRHRIANSVEVAKDGDAAVAWLTRAEEAGTPPCLVLLDLKLPRRSGLEVLEWMRSRDALRRVPAVMLTSSAEERDIDRAYDLHANSYLVKPVDFDGLVEVAKALEMYWLILNTPPGGKRPGEA; the protein is encoded by the coding sequence GTGACACAAACCATCCTGCTCGTCGAGGATGACGAGAACGACATCATCCTCATCAAGCGCGCGTTCAAGCGGCACCGGATCGCGAACTCCGTGGAGGTCGCGAAGGACGGGGACGCGGCGGTCGCGTGGCTCACCCGCGCGGAGGAGGCGGGCACGCCGCCTTGCCTGGTGCTCCTCGACCTGAAGCTCCCGCGCCGGTCCGGCCTCGAGGTCCTCGAGTGGATGCGGAGCCGCGACGCGCTCCGGCGGGTGCCGGCCGTGATGCTCACCTCCTCGGCCGAGGAGCGCGACATCGACCGCGCCTACGACCTCCACGCGAACTCCTACCTGGTCAAGCCCGTGGACTTCGACGGCCTGGTCGAGGTCGCGAAGGCCCTGGAGATGTACTGGCTGATCCTCAACACACCGCCTGGCGGGAAGCGGCCGGGCGAGGCGTGA
- a CDS encoding EAL domain-containing protein, protein MNTTEPATPSRSLPRVLVVDDDEAQLRALTRALGTKGYEIRTANSAARALEQIAEAPVEVLVTDLSMPGAGGMDLIRTIREVDLDLPVIVLTGHPDLESASEAVALRAFRYFTKPVDMAALDEAIDRAATTYRLVNLKRDAAESFDVAGAHVDERFRAGIEGLWMAYQPILDARTGRIYGHEALVRTTEKSIPHPGVFLELARGLGTVQQLGRMVRSRVAADVQTKGHEGAVFVNLTVADLVDPNLFATEAPLSRIADRVVLELTEREGLDTVPDLARRVERLRQVGYRIAVDDLGAGYSALSYFAMLEPEIVKLDMSLVRGIHEAPVKRRTVASLTDLAHSLGILVVAEGIETVEEHRVLSSIGVDHLQGFLFARPAEPFPAARWPDPAS, encoded by the coding sequence ATGAACACGACGGAACCCGCGACCCCTTCACGCTCTCTGCCGCGCGTGCTCGTCGTGGACGACGACGAGGCGCAGCTCCGCGCGCTCACGCGGGCGCTCGGCACGAAGGGCTACGAGATCCGGACCGCGAACAGCGCAGCGCGGGCGCTCGAGCAGATCGCCGAGGCGCCGGTCGAGGTCTTGGTCACGGACCTGTCGATGCCCGGCGCGGGAGGAATGGATCTGATCCGCACGATCCGGGAGGTCGATCTGGACCTCCCTGTCATCGTGCTCACGGGACACCCCGATCTGGAGTCGGCGAGCGAGGCCGTGGCGCTGCGCGCCTTCCGGTACTTCACCAAGCCGGTCGACATGGCCGCGCTCGACGAGGCCATCGATCGCGCGGCGACGACGTACCGTTTGGTGAACTTGAAGCGAGACGCCGCGGAGAGCTTCGACGTCGCGGGGGCCCACGTCGACGAGCGGTTCCGCGCGGGGATCGAGGGACTCTGGATGGCCTACCAGCCCATCCTCGACGCCCGGACGGGGCGCATCTACGGGCACGAGGCGCTGGTTCGGACGACAGAGAAGAGCATCCCCCACCCGGGGGTCTTCCTGGAGCTCGCGCGTGGACTGGGGACGGTCCAGCAGCTCGGCCGGATGGTGCGCAGCCGCGTGGCGGCGGACGTTCAGACCAAGGGGCACGAGGGAGCGGTCTTCGTCAACCTCACGGTCGCGGATCTGGTGGATCCGAACCTTTTCGCCACCGAAGCTCCCTTGTCGCGCATCGCCGATCGCGTCGTGCTGGAGCTCACCGAGCGGGAAGGGTTGGACACGGTGCCCGACCTCGCGCGCCGGGTGGAGCGTCTGCGGCAGGTGGGGTACCGCATCGCGGTCGACGACCTCGGTGCTGGCTACTCGGCGTTGAGTTACTTTGCGATGCTAGAGCCGGAGATCGTGAAGCTCGACATGAGCCTCGTGCGCGGGATCCACGAAGCGCCCGTGAAGCGACGCACGGTCGCCTCGCTCACCGACCTGGCACACTCCCTGGGCATCTTGGTGGTGGCCGAGGGCATCGAGACCGTGGAGGAGCACCGCGTGCTGTCCTCGATCGGGGTCGATCACCTCCAGGGCTTTCTGTTCGCCCGTCCGGCGGAGCCGTTCCCGGCCGCCCGTTGGCCCGACCCAGCCTCCTGA
- a CDS encoding PPC domain-containing protein, translated as MKKLVPILFVSAFALALAGCSEPEPVDETVTGELTDSDPRVEQDDSPYDEYRFDVAEGWTITGDMQSANFDTYLWLIDPEGESLVQDDDGGEGTNSRVTYTAAQSGTYTFRANSYNGEGRGQYTLHFTANPGQ; from the coding sequence ATGAAGAAGCTCGTACCCATTCTCTTCGTCTCGGCGTTCGCCCTAGCTCTCGCGGGGTGCTCGGAGCCCGAGCCGGTGGACGAGACCGTCACCGGCGAGCTGACCGACAGCGACCCTCGAGTCGAGCAGGACGACTCACCCTACGACGAGTACCGGTTCGACGTGGCCGAAGGCTGGACCATCACCGGCGACATGCAGAGCGCGAACTTCGACACCTACCTCTGGCTCATCGACCCGGAGGGTGAGTCGCTCGTCCAGGACGACGACGGCGGCGAAGGCACCAACAGCCGCGTGACCTACACCGCGGCCCAGAGCGGCACCTACACGTTCCGCGCGAACAGCTACAACGGCGAGGGGCGCGGTCAGTACACGCTGCACTTCACGGCCAACCCCGGCCAGTAG